The window ATCTCGGGCATCCCCGACGGGGACGAAAAACCGACGGCCGACGCACCCCTGCTCGTCCAACAGCCCCTCGCCGATCTCGGCGGCGGCGAGACGATCCGCGAGCTCCACCAGGACACCCCGTTCTCGATGGTGGCGCTGACCTCAGCCGACCTCACCGGGACCTCCGCGCGCGTGCGCGCCAAGAAGGACGACGGCTCGTGGGGACAGTGGTACGACGTCGAGCCGCTCGAAGGAGTGGGCGCCGACACCCCGAGCCCGGGCGGGATACGCGGCACCGACCCCGTGTTCGTCGGACGCACCACGACGGTGCAGATCGCGGTGACCCGACCCGACGACGCCGCGGCCACCGCGCCGGCGGCGCCGGCCGCCCCCGCGCCGACGGGCCCGGCGCTCGGCTACGTGCCGGCCAACGTCGAACAGCCTCTCGCCGAGAACGTCACCGCGGTGCTGATCAGTCCACCTGAGGCGCCCCCGGATCTCGGCCCACTACCCAACGCCGCGACACCCGCCGGAGTGCCGCCCCGCATCATCAACCGCATGGAATGGGGCGCCGACGAGGGGATGCGTTGCGGAGAACCCCGCTACGACAACAAGATCCGGGCCGGTGTGCTCCACCACACGGCCGGCAGCAACGATTACAGCCCCGGTGACTCCGCGGGCATCATCCGCTCGATCTACGAGTACCACACCCGCACGCTGGGCTGGTGCGACATCGCCTACAACGCGATGGTGGACAAGTACGGCCAGGTGTTCGAGGGCCGTGCGGGCGGTATGGCACGGCCCGTCGAGGGCGCGCACACCGGCGGCTTCAACCACAACACGTGGGGCGTCGCGATGCTCGGCAACTTCGAGGCCGTGCCACCGACACCGATCCAATTGCGCAACACCTCAAGGCTTCTCGGGTGGGTGCTCGGCCAGTCGGGCGTCGACCCGCTCGGCACCGTGGTGCTCCCGTCCGAGGGCGGTTCGTTCACCAAGTTCCCGTTCGGCGCCCCGACGACGCTGCCCGCGATCTTCACCCACCGCGACGTCGGCAACACCGAATGCCCCGGCGCCGCCGCGTACGCGCTGCTCCCCGAAGTGCGCAACATCGCGGCGCGGTTCAACGATCCGCCCGGACCCGAACAGCTCGCCGAGACCCTGCGCGGCGGAGCGATCTTCGCCAAATGGGACTCCCTCGGCGGCATGAACAGCTATCTGGGCCGACCGACCTCGCCCGAGGCGTCCGGACTGGGCGCGGCCCGCTACGTGACCTTCGAGCACGGCGCGGTCTATTGGTCCCCGGAGACCGGCGCCGAGCCCGTCACCGGCGAGCTCTACAAGGCCTGGGGCGCACTGGGATTCGAGCGGGGCGCACTGGGATTGCCGACCAGCGCCGAGATCGCCGAGCCGCAGTGGATCGTGCAGAACTTCCAGCACGGGACCCTGAACTTCGACAGGGAGAAGGGCACCGTCACCCGCGTCACCGACGGCGTCCCGGTGGAACTGCCTCCCGCCGACCTCAATCCCGTTCAGCTGGAACGCTTCACCCCACCGAGCAACCCGGTCTAACGCAGCATCCTGCCCAACTGGGCCCTGGACCGGATCCCCAGCTTCCGGTAGACGCGGCTCAGATTCGTCTCGATGGTCTTCACGCTGACGAACAACGCCTCGGCCACGTCGCGGTTGCTCATCCCCGATGCCGCCAACTCGGCGATCCGGCGCTCGGAGGCGGTGAGCTCCGACCCGACCGCCGACCTGCCCGCCGCGATGCGGGACAGGTCCTGTCGGGCCCGCTCGATCCACAGCGGGACACCGAGGTCCTCGAACTGGGCGAGCGCGTCACCCACCACGACCGCGGCCGCGTCACGGCGGCGCAGCCTGCGCAACACCTCACCGTGGGTGAGCGCGGTGCGTGCCCGCTCGAACGGCATCGCGAGCCGGGCGTGCTCGGCCATCGCGCGCTCGGCGGCGGCCAGCGCGCCCTCGACGTCACCGGTGGCATTCAGAAGCAGGGCCCTGCAACGATGTCCGACGGCGAGCTGCCACGGCCTGTCCAGCTCGGCACCGTTGCGCTCGAACGCCGCGATCAGAGGCTCCGCGTCGTCGAGGCGCCCGACCGCGATCAGCGCCTCGATCGCGTCGGGCATGAAGCACGCGGACATCAGCTCGGTGCCCGGGAACCCGCGGTACAGCTCGACCAGCGGCTCGGCGGCGCGCAGCGCCTGATCGTGGTTGCCTCGCGACACCTCCAGGAACGCCAGTGTCGCGCTCGCCCACACGGTCAGCGCGACATAGTCACCCTCCTGCGACAACGCTCTGCTCGCGTGGTCGCGGGCCTGCTCGTCCCGGCCGCGGTACGCGGCGACAGCCGCGCAGACACTGAACGCGATCACCATCGAGCCGCCGAGCTGCTCGGCCCGCTCCATCGTGTCGGCGGCGTAGGCGTCCGCCTCGGCGTACCGTCCCCGCCAGATCGCCACCAGTGTGCGGTATCCGAGGACTGCCATCACGTCCTGCTCGGCGCCCCGCTGCGCACTGCGCTGCGCCACGGCCGCCAACTGACCGTCCGCCTCGGCCAGCCGGCCCGTCAACGCCAGAGACAGACCACGAGCAGCACTGGCGCGGAACGGAATCGGTGTGTTGTCCTCGGGGTCCTCAAGATCGACCGCGCGCAACAGGGCTGCCGAGTCCAGCCCGTTTCCGGCCTGGAAGCTGACGTGGACCCACATGGCCAGCGCCCGGCTGGTCAACGCGGGCACACCGGCACGTTCGGCGACGGCGACCGCCTCCCGCACGGTCGCGAGCTGCGCGGTGAACGACCCGGTCATCCCGAGACAGAACCCCAGTGACAGCAGCGTCGTGACCAACACCGCGTCGTTGTCGGCGTCCGCGCGGGCACGCTCGAGCAGCTCGACCGCCCGGATGTAGTCGTCCTCCACCATGCGCACTCCGGCAAGGAGATTCAGCGCGATCGCGCACAGCACACCCGGCCGCAGATCGACGAGCGCCTGCTCGAGCAGCGTCGCGGCCCGCCGCATGTCACCGGCGACGACGTGGTGCTCGGCGGCCCGGATGCGCCGCGACACGCTGTCTCCGCCGAGCTGCATCGCCCACTCGAGGAGCTCCGCGGCCGCCGCCGGGGCGCCGCGCGCCCGGGCCGCATCGGCAGCGGCGTCCAGAGTCGTCAACGTGGTCTCGTCGGCGACGGTCGACGCGAGAGCGAGGTGGCGGGCGCGCAACTCGGGGTCGGTCTTGAGATCGGCCAGCCTGCGGTGGACCTCCCGCCGGCGCTGCGGGTCGGCGCCGGCGTAGATCCCGTTGGCCAGCACCGGGTGCGTGAACCGGATCCGGTTGCCGTCGATGACGACGATGCCCTCGACCTCGGCCGCCTCGACCAGACCCGTGACCGCCGCGGGGGTGACCCCGACCGCCTTCGCCAGCAGATCCACCGTCGGCGACGTGGCCGACGCGGCCACCAGCAGCACGTCCCGGACATCCTCGGCGAGCCCGTCCACCCGGAGTCGGACCAACTCGGACAGCGATTCGGGCAACCGCTGCCCCGGACGGCTCCCGGCGCCGTCGGCCACGCGTGCCAACTCCAACGCGTACAACGGATTACCGCCGGAGACCTCGGCGATCCGGACGATCTGCGGCCGGGAGAACCTTCTGCCCAGCCGGCTCGACAGCATCGTGTGCAGTGCCCCGAGACTCATCGGCGCGACCGGCAGCCGCGTGAGCGCCCCGGTGCCGACCTGCAGCCAGGTGGCGGCGGGCAACCCGGGCCCCACCCCCGGGCGTTCGGCGACGACGAAGCCGACCCTGCCCTTGACCCGGCGTGCGACGAAAGCGAGCACCGCGACGCTGGACGGATCGAGCCACTGCACGTCGTCGACCGCGACCAACACCGGTGTGCGCGTGGCCGAGCCGTGTACGGCGCCGAGCAGCGCCGCGGCGATCACCCGTTCGTCCGTCGGTCCGCCCGTGCCGTCCCCACGCCGCAGCACCCCATCCGCCGCCCTGCGTTGCAGCTCGGGCAACCCGTCGAGGATGTCGGTCTGCACGCCGGCGAACAGATCGGCGATCGCGGCGTGCGCGAGCCCCGACCCGGACTGGTCCCCGTGCGCCGAGAGCACCCGGAAACCCGCCTGCCGGGCCGCGTCCACGACCCCCGCCAGCATCGTGGTCTTGCCGATGCCGGCCTCACCCTCGATCAACAGACCGGCCGGCTGCAGCTGCTGCAGCCCCGCCAGGAAGTCGTCGACGGCCTTCACGCGCTTACCGCCACCACCGTTCCAGGACGCGGGCGACCCCGTCCTCGGCGTTGGTGCCCGTCACCTCGTCGGCGGCGGCGAGCGCGTCGGGATGCGCGTTGCCCATCGCCACACCCAATCCGGCCCAGCCGAGCATCGGGACGTCGTTGGGCATGTCACCGAAAGTCACGATGTCGGCGGCGTCCACCCCCAGCGGGCGGGCCAGCTCCTCGATCCCGGTGGCCTTGCTGATGCCCAACGGCATGATCTCGATCAGCCCGTTGTTCGTCGAGTACGTGATGTCGCCCTCGGTGCCGATGTGCTGGGCGAGGACCTCGGCCATGTCGGCGCTGCGGGCACCGGCCTTGCGCACCAGGAGTTTGACCGCGGGAGCGCTGAGCAGATCCTCGATCGAGACCTCGGTGTTGTCCGGGTTCAGCCAGGCGTGCTCGTATCCCGGCGAGCTGACGAACTGCGGCGTGGCCGCGTCGTGGGCGCTGCTGCCGACACGTTCCACGGCCAGCCCCGCGCCGGGGATCGTCCGCGTCGCGATCTCGGCCAGCATCGCGAGCACGTCGGTCGAGAGGGTGCGCGCCGAGACGATCCGGTCCGTGGACGGGTCGTAGATCACGGCGCCGTTGGCGCACACCGCCATCGGCGCGAAACCCAACTGATCGACGACGGGCCCGACCCAACGGGGTGGCCGTCCGGTGGCCAGCACGAACCGCACTCCGGCATCGACCGCCGCCCGCACGGCGGACCGTGTTCTGGCCGTGACGTTCTCGTCGTTGTCGAGCAGGGTGCCGTCCACGTCGGTGGCGATCATCAACGGCGTCATCGGCGCCCGTTCCGTCTGCGTGCCCGCTCCGCCAACTCCGCTTCCTCCATCCGTCGTGCCTCCTCGGGCGTCGGCGCACCGCCGCCGAGGCGGCGGGGTAGCCAGAACGCTCCCGGCGGTTGCCCGTAATCGTCCTGCACCTCGTGCAGCAACCTGGTCATCTCCGCACGCAGCACCGCGCCGGCATCAGCTGCGGCCGCCGCCGGTTCCAGCGGCGCCCCGACCGATACCGTGACCGGAAACCTCCTGCGGCCCAGCGCTCTCGGGTGATCCTTGGTCCACACGCGATGGGCTCCCCACACGATCAGCGGCACGATCGGCACCCGGGCCTCGACGGCCATGCGCACCGCACCGGACTTGAACTCCTTGAGCTCGAAGCTGCGGCTGATCGTCGCCTCGGGATACACCCCGACGATCTCGCCCCGCAGCAGAGACTGCACCGCGGCGGCGTACGCGCCCGCACCCGCCTGCCGGTCCACCGGGATGGTGCCGGTGTGCTCGATCAGCCACCCGAGGACCGGCACGTCCTGCATCTCCGCCTTGATCATGAACCGCATGCGCCGGCCCCGCCGCTTGGCCGCCAGCGCCGCCGGTAGGAAGTCGACATACCCGGTGTGGTTGATCGCGATCACCGCGCCGCCGGTGGCCGGCAGGTTCTCCAGCCCCCGGAAGGTGATCTCGGTACCGGTGGCGCGCACGAGGGCCTCGGCCGTGATCTCCAGTGTGCGGAAGACCGGCTCCATCGGACTTAATCCGGTGCCTCGGCGTTCCCGGTGTCGATCCCCGGTGTCGCGGAACGTCGGGCGGCTTTCTGCGCCGCCTCCTCCGCGTCCATCCGGTTGGCCTCCGCCAGCGTCGGCGCGCCGCCACCCATCCGGTGCGGCACCCAGAACTCGCCGGGCGGGTGGGGTCCGTAGGCGTCCTGCACCTGCGCGAGCAGGTGCTGCATCCGCGAGTGCAGCAGGGTGGTGAGCTCGGCGGCGGGCAGCGTCGGCTCGATCGGCGTGCCCACCGCGATGTGGATCGGCACCTTGGGCCGCTTCATGTTCTTCGGATGGCCCTTGGTCCAGATCCGCTGCGCACCCCACACGATGTGCGGCACGATCGGCACGTTCGCCGCGATCGCCATCCGTGCGGCGCCGGATTTGAACTCCTTGATCTCGAAGCTCCGGCTGATCGTCGCCTCCGGATAGACGCCGACGAACTCGCCGGCGGCCAGCCGGCGGCAGGCTTCGTCGAACGACGCCGCCCCGCTGTCCCGGTCGACCGGGATGTGCTTCATACCCCGCATCAGCGGGCCGCTGATCTTGTTGTCGAAGACTTCCTTCTTCGCCATGAACCGGACCTTGCGGCCCAGGTGCTGCCGGTAGGCGGGCAGCCCGGCGAACGTGAAGTCGAAGTAGCTGGTGTGGTTGATCGCGATGACGGCCCCGCCGGTGCGAGGCAGATTCTCGATCCCCGTCACGGTGAACTTCAGGCCCTGAATCCGCCAGACCAGCCGGGCCAGCTGGATCGCGGTGCCGTATACCGGTTCCACAGGCGCAAGCGTAGTGCGCCGCCGCGCGCGCCCTGCAGCGCTGCCCCGTCCCGCTAAACTGCTCTGCGGGTCCGCAGTCACCGCAGCGGGCCCGGAAGGGACATCTGTGCAGGTCACGAGCGTCGGCCATGCCGGCTTCCGCATCGACACCAAGGCCGGCAGCATTCTGTGCGACCCGTGGGTCAACCCCGCCTACTTCGCGTCGTGGTTCCCGTTCCCCGACAACACCGGCCTCGATTGGTCTGCACTCGGCGCCGTGGACTACCTCTACGTGTCGCACCTGCACAAGGACCACTTCGACCCGAAGAACCTCGCCGAGCACGTCAACAAGGATGCGGTCGTGCTGCTGCCGGACTTCCCGGTGCCCGACCTGCGCCGCGAACTGGAGAAGCTGGGTTTCCACACGTTCTTCGAGACCACCGACTCGGTCAAGCACCGCGTCAGCGGACCGAAGGGCGACCTCGATGTGATGATCATCGCGCTGCGCGCCCCGGCCGACGGCCCGATCGGCGACTCCGGCCTGGTGGTGTCGGACGGTGTCACGACCGCGTTCAACATGAACGACGCCAGGCCGGTCGATCTGGACATGGTGCACGCCGACTTCGGCCAGATCGACGTCCACATGCTGCAGTACTCGGGCGCGATCTGGTACCCGATGGTCTACGACATGCCCGCCCGCGCCAAGCAAGCGTTCGGCACCCAGAAGCGGCAGCGCCAGATGGACCGCTGCCGGCAGTACATCGCGCAGGTCGGTGCGACGTGGGTGATCCCGTCAGCCGGTCCGCCCTGCTTCCTCGACCCCGAGTTGCGGGATCTGAACGACGACCACGGCGACCCGGCGAACATCTTCCCCGACCAGGTCGTGTTCCTCGACCAGATGCGCAGCCACGGACACGACGGCGGACTGCTGATGATCCCCGGGTCGACCGCGGATTTCACCGGCTCCCAACTGCTTTCGCTGAAGCATCCGATTCCCGACGACGACGTGATGGCGATCTTCACCACGGGCAAGGCGGACTACATCGCCGACTTCGCCGAGCGGATGGCTCCCGTGCTCGCCGCCGAGAAGGCGTCGTGGGCACCTGCCGAGGGCGAGCCCCTGCTCGAGCCGCTGCGCGAGCTCTTCGAGCCGATCATGCTGCAGTCCGACCAGATCTGCGACGGCATCGGATACCCGGTCGAACTGCGGCTCGGGGACGGCGACCGTCAAGAAGTCGTGGTGCTGGACTTCCCCAAACGTGCTGTGCGGGAAGCGATTCCCGATGAGAAGTTCCGCTACGGCTTCGCCATCGCGCCCGAACTGGTGCGCACCGTGCTGCGCGACGGAGAACCCGACTGGGTGAACACCATCTTCCTGTCCACCCGGTTCAGGGCCTGGCGGGTCGGCGGCTACAACGAATACCTCTACACCTTCTTCAAATGCCTCACCGACGAGCGCATCGCCTACGCCGACGGCTGGTTCGCCGAGGCCCACGACGACACCGCGTCGATCACGCTGGAGGGCTGGGAGATTCAGCGACGGTGCCCGCACCTGAAGGCCGACCTGTCCAAGTTCGGGGTCATCGAGGGCACCACGTTGACCTGCAACCTGCACGGCTGGCAGTGGAACCTGACCAACGGCCGCTGCCTGACCACCAAGGGCCACGAGTTGCGCTCGACGAAGCTGGGTTGAGGCGATGACCCAGACTTCGCGGAACGACGACCGCTACTACGACGACGGCCTGATCCAGCTGGATCAGGAGGCACTGACGTTGCGTCGCTACCACTTTCCGTCGGGCACCTCGAAGATCATCCCGCTGCGCGACATCCGCAGCTACGAATCGTCGCCGCTCGGACTGTTCGTCCAGCGGTTCCGGCTGTGGGGCAGTTCGGATCTGCGCCGCTGGCTGCCGCTCGACATCCACCGGCCGACGAAGTCGACCCTGGTGACCCTCGACGTCGGCACCTCGCCGCACCCGGCGTGCACACCGGCGCGGCCCGCGGAGTTTCTGGAACTGCTCGAAGACTTTTTGTCGGCGCGCCGCTGACTACTTCTTGGGTCTGAGCACGTCCGTGCCGACGTGGGGCACCAGCGCCTCGGGGATCCGCACGCTGCCGTCGGGCTGCTGATGGTTCTCCAGGATCGCGACCAGCCAGCGCGTGGTGGCCAGCGTCCCGTTCAGCGTCGCCGCGGTCTGGGGCCTGCCGTTCTCATCGCGGTAGCGCACGGCCAGCCGCCGCGCCTGGAACGTGGTGCAGTTCGACGTCGAGGTCAGCTCGCGGTAGGTCTGCTGCGTCGGCACCCACGCCTCGCAGTCGTACTTGCGTGCCGCCGACGACCCCAGATCCCCCGCGGCGATGTCGATCACCCGGTAGGGCACCTCGATGGCCGCCAGCAACTGACGCTGCCAGCCGAGCAGTCGATCGTGCTCGGCCTCGGCCTCTTCGGGCCGGCAGTAGACGAAGCCCTCGACCTTGTCGAACTGGTGCACCCGGATGATGCCGCGGGTGTCCTTGCCGTAGCTACCCGCCTCGCGCCGGAAGCACGACGACCAGCCGGCGTACCTCAGCGGGCCACCCGACAGGTCGAGGATCTCGTCGGAGTGGTAGCCGGCCAGCGGCACCTCCGACGTCCCGACCAGATACAGATCGTCCTCGGCGAGGTGGTAGATCTCGTCGGCGTGTGCGCCCAGGAACCCGGTGCCGCGCATGATCTCCGGCCGGACCAGCACCGGCGGGATCATCAGTGTGAAGCCGTTCTCGGTGGCGGTGCGCACCGCCAGCTGGAACAGACCGAGCTGCAGCAGCGCGCCGAACCCGGTGAGGAAGTAGAAGCGCGACCCCGACACCTTGGCCCCGCGCTCCATGTCGATCAACCCCAGTGCCTCGCCGAGCTCGAGATGGTCCTTGGCGTCGGGGATGACCCGTGGTTCACCGACGGTGTCGAGCACCACGAAATCGTCCTCACCGCCGGCGGGCACCCCGTCGATGATCACGTTCGAGATCGCCATGTGCGCCGCGGTGTAGGCGGCCTCGGCGGCCGCCTGGTCGGCCTCGGCGGCCTTGACCTTCTCGGAGAGCTCCTTCGCGGCGGCCAGCAGCGCGGGCCGTTCGTCGGGCGACGCCTTGCCGATCGCCTTGCTGGCCGACTTCTGTTCCGCGCGCAGATTGTCGGCGGCCGAGATCGCGGCACGCCGGGCGGAGTCGGCCTCGGCGAGCGCGTCGACCAGACCGGGATCCTCGCCCCTGGCCTGTTGTGATGCGCGGACGGCGTCGGGGTTTTCTCGCAGCACCTTCGGGTCGATCACCGGGCCAACCCTACGGGGTCGGCCGCCCTGCCTGCACATTCGCTGAGGTACCGGCACAGCACCCGACACGCCTGTCACAATGGTGCGGATGTCTGAGTCATCCGGTTCCTGGTGGAGGAGCCTGCACGCTGCGTCGACACGGCGCGCTCTGCTGCTGACCGCGCTCGGCGGGCTGCTGATCGCCGGCGTGATCACCGCGCTCCCCGACACCGACCCGACCGGCGGACTGACCGCGAACTCCATCTCCCTCGGACCGCGCGGCAACGACACCTTCGACCACGCCAAGAGCGGTGACTGCCTCACCTGGCCGGACCGCACGCCCGACGCCGCCGAGATCGTCGACTGCGCCGGTGAGCACCGGTTCGAGGTCGCCGAGTCGGTGGACATGGGCACCTTCCCCGGAAGCGAGTACGGACCCGACGCGGCGCCGCCGTCAGCGGCCCGGATCCAGCAGATCAGCCAGGAGCAGTGCTCGGCGGCGGTGAAGCGCTACCTGGGCGCGCGGTTCGACCCCAACAGCCGGTTCAGCGTCAGCATGCTGTGGTCCGGCGACAAGGCCTGGCGCCAGTCCGGCGAGCGCAGGATGCTGTGCGGACTGCAGCTGCCCGGCCCGAACAACCAGCAGCTCGCGTTCACCGGACGGGTCGCCGACGTCGACCAGTCCAAGGTCTGGCCGGTCGGCACGTGTCTGGGCATCGACCCGGCGACCAACCAGCCGACCGACATCCCCGTCGACTGCGCCGCCCCGCACGCGATGGAGGTGACCGGCGCGGTCAACCTGGCCGCGAAGTTCCCGGCCGCGCTGCCCCCGGAGCCCGAGCAGGACACGTTCATCAAGGACGAGTGCACGAAGATGACCGACGCCTACCTGGCGCCGATCGAGCTGCGAGAGACGACGCTGACGCTGGTGTACAGCACGGTGTCGTTGCCGAGCTGGGCCGCGGGCAGCCGCCAGGTGTCGTGCAGCATCGGGGCGACCCTCGGCAACGGCGGCTGGTCGACGCTGCTCAACAGCGCCAAGGGTCCGCTGATGATCAACGGACAGCCGCCCGTCCCGCCGCCGGACATCCCGGAGGAACGGCTGTCGCTGCCGCCCATCCCGGTGCCCGACTCGTCGTCGGGCAGCTCCAGCTCGTCGAGTTCGTCGGGGTCCTCCAGCTCGTCGGGGTCCTCGGACTCGTCGGGGTCCTCGGACTCGTCGGGATCCTCGGACTCGTCGTCGGGCAGCAGCCAGAGCGAGGACCAGACGGTCCACGGGCCGCAAGCCCCTGCGCCCGCGCCGACCGAGCAGCCGCCGGTCAATCCGGCGCCGCCGCCCCCGGCCGCGCCGCCCGCCGACCAGCTGCCGCCACCGGGCCCCCTGCTTCTGCCGCCGCCCCCGCCGCCGCCCGCTCCCGTGGCCGGGCCCCCGGCCGAGCCGCTGCCGCCCGGACCTCCGCCTCCACCGGGGGTGTAGCCGCGTGCCCGTGCGGATGAGCCCGCACCGGTTCGAGGAGTTGGTCGGTGACGCCCTGGACCTGATCCCGGCAGGGCTGGCCAAGGCGATCGACAACGTCGTGATCCTGGTCGCGGACCGCCATGAGGAGGAGCCCGACCTGCTGGGCCTCTACGAGGGCGTCGCGCTGACCGAACGGGACTCCTGGTACGCCGGGTCGCTGCCGGACACCATCACCATCTACCGCGAGGCGCTGCTCGACATGTGCGGGGACGAGCAGGAGGTCGTCGACGAGGTCGCCGTCACCGTCATCCACGAGATCGCCCACCACTTCGGCATCGACGACGAGCGCCTGCACGAACTCGGGTGGGGCTGAACGCCGCGCGGCAACCCCGATCCGTCACACCCGGGTGCTATGAACGGCACATGACCGAACAGTGCCGCGCCTGCCGTCTCGGGCTGGAGCACTGCCATGGCGCGCTGATCCACCACCCGTTCCACCGCCCGGAGTGCACCGAGGACGACTGCTTCGTCTCTGCCGCCGACCACGACCTGCACATCGACTGCAGCGCGACCGGATGCCTCTGCGAGGACGTCGCGTCGCGGTCAACCCATCGGGTCGGCTGACCGCGGCGCATCGCCTGCGGTCGTGGTGACCGGCGCGTCGCCGACGAACGGCGGGGTCAGCTTGCCCCACTGCACACAGCTCCAGCGTCCGTCGGTGATCGGCGCCAGCACCACCGATTCGGTGTTGGCGAGGTGGTGGTCGACGGCGAACCGGCTGTCGACACCGGCCAGTAAGGCCGAGACGAGCCTGATCGCGGCGCCGTGGCTGACCACGACGATGTCGCCGTGCCACGTCTCGTCGTCGAGGTAGCGCATCCGCAGCTGATCCAGCACCGGCACGTACCGGTCCAGCACCTGCTGAGCGGTCTCGCCACCGGGCAGCGCGACGTCGAGTTCCCCACCGTGCCAGCGCCGATAGACGGCGTTGAACTCGTCGTGGGCGGCCTCGTCGGTGCGGTCCTCCAACTCCCCCACCTGAACCTCGTGGAGTCCCTCGAATGCCATGGCGCCGGCGCTCAGCGCGCCGCCGAACTCCGCGGCGATGTGGCCGGCCGTCTGCACCGCCCGCGTCGCGATCGAGTGGGTGACGATCGCCGCCGGCCGGGCCAGCGTCCGCGCGAACGTCCGCGCCTGATCACGGCCCAGGTCGGTCAACTCGGCGCCGGGCGGCCGGGTGTCGAGGCGCCGTTCCACGTTGGCGTGCGACTGCCCGTGTCGCACGAGCACCAGGCGTCCGGTCACGGCCTGCCCTCCCGGAGCCGCTGCAGCCATGCCGTCGCCTCGTCCAGGGGAGGTGGCGCGGCGCCGCCCGTCTCACCGGTCGGCCACGAACCGAGGTAGCGCACGTCCGCGCAGCGGCGGTGCAGCGCCCGCAG is drawn from Mycolicibacterium gilvum and contains these coding sequences:
- a CDS encoding N-acetylmuramoyl-L-alanine amidase, coding for MLYPRHAPSVLFTALAATVMLLPWAISGIPDGDEKPTADAPLLVQQPLADLGGGETIRELHQDTPFSMVALTSADLTGTSARVRAKKDDGSWGQWYDVEPLEGVGADTPSPGGIRGTDPVFVGRTTTVQIAVTRPDDAAATAPAAPAAPAPTGPALGYVPANVEQPLAENVTAVLISPPEAPPDLGPLPNAATPAGVPPRIINRMEWGADEGMRCGEPRYDNKIRAGVLHHTAGSNDYSPGDSAGIIRSIYEYHTRTLGWCDIAYNAMVDKYGQVFEGRAGGMARPVEGAHTGGFNHNTWGVAMLGNFEAVPPTPIQLRNTSRLLGWVLGQSGVDPLGTVVLPSEGGSFTKFPFGAPTTLPAIFTHRDVGNTECPGAAAYALLPEVRNIAARFNDPPGPEQLAETLRGGAIFAKWDSLGGMNSYLGRPTSPEASGLGAARYVTFEHGAVYWSPETGAEPVTGELYKAWGALGFERGALGLPTSAEIAEPQWIVQNFQHGTLNFDREKGTVTRVTDGVPVELPPADLNPVQLERFTPPSNPV
- a CDS encoding helix-turn-helix transcriptional regulator, which translates into the protein MKAVDDFLAGLQQLQPAGLLIEGEAGIGKTTMLAGVVDAARQAGFRVLSAHGDQSGSGLAHAAIADLFAGVQTDILDGLPELQRRAADGVLRRGDGTGGPTDERVIAAALLGAVHGSATRTPVLVAVDDVQWLDPSSVAVLAFVARRVKGRVGFVVAERPGVGPGLPAATWLQVGTGALTRLPVAPMSLGALHTMLSSRLGRRFSRPQIVRIAEVSGGNPLYALELARVADGAGSRPGQRLPESLSELVRLRVDGLAEDVRDVLLVAASATSPTVDLLAKAVGVTPAAVTGLVEAAEVEGIVVIDGNRIRFTHPVLANGIYAGADPQRRREVHRRLADLKTDPELRARHLALASTVADETTLTTLDAAADAARARGAPAAAAELLEWAMQLGGDSVSRRIRAAEHHVVAGDMRRAATLLEQALVDLRPGVLCAIALNLLAGVRMVEDDYIRAVELLERARADADNDAVLVTTLLSLGFCLGMTGSFTAQLATVREAVAVAERAGVPALTSRALAMWVHVSFQAGNGLDSAALLRAVDLEDPEDNTPIPFRASAARGLSLALTGRLAEADGQLAAVAQRSAQRGAEQDVMAVLGYRTLVAIWRGRYAEADAYAADTMERAEQLGGSMVIAFSVCAAVAAYRGRDEQARDHASRALSQEGDYVALTVWASATLAFLEVSRGNHDQALRAAEPLVELYRGFPGTELMSACFMPDAIEALIAVGRLDDAEPLIAAFERNGAELDRPWQLAVGHRCRALLLNATGDVEGALAAAERAMAEHARLAMPFERARTALTHGEVLRRLRRRDAAAVVVGDALAQFEDLGVPLWIERARQDLSRIAAGRSAVGSELTASERRIAELAASGMSNRDVAEALFVSVKTIETNLSRVYRKLGIRSRAQLGRMLR
- a CDS encoding Cof-type HAD-IIB family hydrolase — encoded protein: MTPLMIATDVDGTLLDNDENVTARTRSAVRAAVDAGVRFVLATGRPPRWVGPVVDQLGFAPMAVCANGAVIYDPSTDRIVSARTLSTDVLAMLAEIATRTIPGAGLAVERVGSSAHDAATPQFVSSPGYEHAWLNPDNTEVSIEDLLSAPAVKLLVRKAGARSADMAEVLAQHIGTEGDITYSTNNGLIEIMPLGISKATGIEELARPLGVDAADIVTFGDMPNDVPMLGWAGLGVAMGNAHPDALAAADEVTGTNAEDGVARVLERWWR
- a CDS encoding lysophospholipid acyltransferase family protein codes for the protein MEPVFRTLEITAEALVRATGTEITFRGLENLPATGGAVIAINHTGYVDFLPAALAAKRRGRRMRFMIKAEMQDVPVLGWLIEHTGTIPVDRQAGAGAYAAAVQSLLRGEIVGVYPEATISRSFELKEFKSGAVRMAVEARVPIVPLIVWGAHRVWTKDHPRALGRRRFPVTVSVGAPLEPAAAAADAGAVLRAEMTRLLHEVQDDYGQPPGAFWLPRRLGGGAPTPEEARRMEEAELAERARRRNGRR
- a CDS encoding lysophospholipid acyltransferase family protein, encoding MEPVYGTAIQLARLVWRIQGLKFTVTGIENLPRTGGAVIAINHTSYFDFTFAGLPAYRQHLGRKVRFMAKKEVFDNKISGPLMRGMKHIPVDRDSGAASFDEACRRLAAGEFVGVYPEATISRSFEIKEFKSGAARMAIAANVPIVPHIVWGAQRIWTKGHPKNMKRPKVPIHIAVGTPIEPTLPAAELTTLLHSRMQHLLAQVQDAYGPHPPGEFWVPHRMGGGAPTLAEANRMDAEEAAQKAARRSATPGIDTGNAEAPD
- a CDS encoding Rieske 2Fe-2S domain-containing protein → MQVTSVGHAGFRIDTKAGSILCDPWVNPAYFASWFPFPDNTGLDWSALGAVDYLYVSHLHKDHFDPKNLAEHVNKDAVVLLPDFPVPDLRRELEKLGFHTFFETTDSVKHRVSGPKGDLDVMIIALRAPADGPIGDSGLVVSDGVTTAFNMNDARPVDLDMVHADFGQIDVHMLQYSGAIWYPMVYDMPARAKQAFGTQKRQRQMDRCRQYIAQVGATWVIPSAGPPCFLDPELRDLNDDHGDPANIFPDQVVFLDQMRSHGHDGGLLMIPGSTADFTGSQLLSLKHPIPDDDVMAIFTTGKADYIADFAERMAPVLAAEKASWAPAEGEPLLEPLRELFEPIMLQSDQICDGIGYPVELRLGDGDRQEVVVLDFPKRAVREAIPDEKFRYGFAIAPELVRTVLRDGEPDWVNTIFLSTRFRAWRVGGYNEYLYTFFKCLTDERIAYADGWFAEAHDDTASITLEGWEIQRRCPHLKADLSKFGVIEGTTLTCNLHGWQWNLTNGRCLTTKGHELRSTKLG